ATTATTCATTACTTTATTTTTACCTTCTTTAACCTTCTCAGATCGTTCATGCTCATTATTTAAATAATAATTTATCAACTTATTGAGTTCTTCTGGAGTTTTGTAGATTACCAATGCATCTCCAAATACCTCTTCATACCCCTCAATTTTGTCGGATATTATGAATGCTCCTGCTGCAAATCCATCAAACAATCTGTTTGAAATGAATCCTTTCTCCCTCATATCATCCCAGTGATCATTCAACAGTATCTTGCATGACGAATAGGCTTTCCTTAATTCGCTGTTTGGAATGTGTTCACCTTTGATGTATTTTTTAGGTATTAATCTCTTCCAGTTGGTTCCGTAGACTGCAAGGTCGTAATCAGTGGGCAGCAAGTCTTTGATTACTTTTCGGTAAACTTTCCGCGAGTTTCCAACGAAGAGTAAATCATGTTTGTAGTTCTCATCAGGATCTGGATAGAACAGCTCCGGATCTGTGCACTGTAGCAATGGCTCCACAGGAACCTCAACATTTTTGGCTACTTTTTGGGCCCAACTCTCTGATGCTATGAAAACATGGTCATATTGGTTGTACTCTTCAACACTAACATCATCAGGATGGGATATGTTCCACATGATGTTGAAGTGTTGTTTTTTAGGTTTGTAACGGTTTAAACCCCTTAAGACTATGATAGTATCGCAGCGAGCATCCCTGTTACCATCCCATTCTGGCAGGACTTGTAGAACAATATTACATCCTTTCCTTTCCAGTTCCTTCTTTAGACCAAGAGCCATGTGGTAATCTCCCCATTCCTGAACCTTCTCCCAGTCAGGTGCAGGTATCTTAATGGCGATCTTGGTTTCAAGGAGGTATTTCTCAAGAACATCCCTTATGGTTTGGGCCCTGTGGTCGTAGGTGTGATGTGAGAGTACGAATTCTTGTAGTTCCTTGATCTTATCATTCCTAGCATCTTCATTGGACAAGTAGTGTTCTAGAAGGTTGTTCAGTTCTTCCTTGGACCTGTAAACAGGTAAATTACCATGGAATGTCTCCTTTGCACCGAGTTCTCCGTTGGTCATTACAAGAACTCCGCTTGCAAGGGCATCGTAAACCCTGCTGTTTACTGATCCGTACTCTTTGGTCACCCTGTTGGCATCGTCAACAACGATCTTCGTGGAACTGTAGATCTCAGGCATCTTCTTATAGTTGACAAATCCCTGATGGTAACCCTTGAACTTCTCGAAGTTCTCCCAGTTTTTACCGTACAAATTGAACTTGTAGGGAAGGCTTTCAGGGTCTAACATATCAATTATTTCACGTTGATCATCCCAGTAACTGCCTGTGAAACAGTAATCACATTTCAAAGTTTCGTTTGCAGGTACGGAACTGTTGAACATATTCGGATCGGTTGCTAATGGCAGTAAAAAAACATTTTTCCCGGTTCTTTCTTGTATATAATTGCAACCAATTTCACTTGGTGCCATCACGATATCGTAGTCCACAAAGTCAGGGTTGGATATCCACCGGCTCAACCAGTTGCGAGGCCAAGCGACCTTGATCAACAAATTGTTATTTGACTGAATTTTACGGATATCATATGCATCTAAAAGGGAAATTACAACATCAACATCATCATCAACATCATACCAATCCTCAGACCCCCTCCTGGATAAGAAGCTTATTTTCCAGCCGAATTTTTTCAAACTATCTCCCAAGGATAGGGCTGTGAAGTAGTCACCTGCAGAGCTGTTCTCACCAGTTTCTGTAACTGCAAAGGCAACTTTCAGAGGGGTTTCAGAAAATAACCTGTTGCAGTTCAACTTGTCCATCAAAAGCTCCCTACGCAGCCATTTATTCCACTTTTCCATGAACAACCCTTTGTTCTTCAAACGCCTTTCTTTAACTTCTTTATTTTTACTTTTTTCTTGGGTTCCAAATTCGTAGTGGAATAAAAGCGTTTTTGGAGAGTAAATGTTTTTGTAACCTTTTTTAAGGAGCTTTAGGCAGAGGTCAACGTCTTCGTAGCCGTAGACGTACCCTTCATCCAGACCTCCAACCTCAAAGTATTTCGTTTTCTCAGTGAGTAATGCTGCTGCAGTTACTGCAGCACGTGCCTCCTCCCCATCTTCGGCTTCAAAGGTTGTTCCATTGCCCATATTGTATGGTTTGATGAAACCATCTTCCTCCCTAAAGGCTATCCCTCTGTGCTGAACTTTGAATGAACTGTTTTTATTGTGACGGGATTTGGAACAATCAGGATAGACCAGTTTTGCCCCCACAGCACCAATATCCCTGGATTTAAGTGCTGTTTGCATCATCTGGTTGAGCCAGCCATAGGTAGGTTCAACGTCGTTGTTTAAAAGGAGTAGATATTCACCTTCTGCAGTTTCTGCAGCTTTGTTGTTTGCACGTGAAAATGATTCATTTTCCCGGTTCTCAATGATCCTTAGGGGTAGATCATCTGAAAGTTCTTTTAATAACTCTATAGATTTATCAGTAGATGCATTGTCAACCATTAAAATCTCGTAGTTGGGGTACTGAACATTTTTCATGAAGTCACAGAATAACCTCTGTAAATGTTTCATACCGTTTCTGTTGATAATTATAATTGAAACTAGTGGTGCATCCTTACCAAAATCATGTAAGTCAATATTTGAAGTGTTTCTATTTATTATTGACTCGTAAAGTTCCTCTTTCTGACTTTCTGTAAGTCTTTCCCTTTCAATGAATTCCTTGATCTTGGATGCACCTACCTTAACCTTGGAACCGGTTTTACATTTCAGTGTTTTACAGTCATCTCTTAAATGATTTCTAAGTTTTCTTAGTTCATCGTAACCTTTTAATTCTTTTACTTTGGGTGGAACTTTTACCATTTCTATTCTCCAGTGAATAAACTTGAATCTTCAGACTCAAACTTTTTGAATTGAAAATAAAGTTATAATTGAATAAGGGATTAATTAAATAATTTTCGTATTGAAGACGTAATTTTACGAAGGGGTGATGTGATCTTCCAAGATGTGCTATTTTCATACTCTTCAATTTTATTCTGTAAATACTTTTTTTCTAAAATTTTTGATTCATACAGTTCATCCATCTTCCTTGAAAGATCAGTAATTTCACTTTTTAATCTTTCTTCTTCCTTTAAGGAATCTTTATTGTAATTTAAGTACGAAGAAGCAAGCCATTCACATCCTTCTAAAATGTTTGAGATATACTCAACTTTTTGGGGAGTGTATTTTATTTCTATATTCTGACAGAAACTCAAGTCCATTGGGGTTTCTTTAAGGTTAACCTCCTTTAAATCATCTTGTAAGGCATAACTTTTGGCAAACTCTGTGATATCCTCATTAAGAATTTCTTTATTTTCCTTTAATTTATTAAAAATCGTTTGCCAGTGAAAACTTTGGCCTTCGGGTCTGTTCAATTTGGATAAGTTGTAAATCCAACCAACCGTTATCTTGGATATTATTTGCTCCTTAGATCTTATGGGAAAATGGGCTATCCTCAAATTTTCATTAAAAGCAGATTTTATAACTTCATCATATCTTGAATCGAATGTTAAGTCATGGTTACCGAATGTTAATTTCACATCATACTTTTTAACAAGATCCTTTGGAATTATAACTTTGTAAAAATTTTCTAAATTATCTTTCCTTGCAGAGGTTATTCTTGCAGGTACAAAATCATCACTTCTTTTAAAATCTGGAACAAATGTTCTCCATTGCACATGATAATATGTGTTGGCTTCGATTTTTTCCAGTATGTTCCGGGGGGTTCCCTGGTCGGATGAAATAATAAATTCATCTGCATCTAAGGGGACGACAATGTCTGCATGAAATTCATCAACAGCTTTTATCAGCAGTTTACTCATTTTGGTATCTTGTTCATGTTCCCTGTCTGTATCTTCAAAAATTATTAAGGCTAAACCCTCTTCTTTAAGTTGTTTTAAGATTTTAAGGGTGTCGTCGGTACTGCCGTTATCTAATATAATCATTCCATCCATTACGTTGCTGTTGTAACGGACAAAGGACTCTATTACATCAGATTCGTTTTTCACCATGCTGATGGAGAAAATTTTTTTATCCATATTCTTTTGTAATATGGCTCATTTATTTAAAATTTTTCTTTTTCAATGCATTTTTAAGTTATATTTTAGTTTGAATGCTTTAATAAGGATAAAAAGAACTTTTACCATTTAAAATGACTTAAAAATAAGAAAGTTGGGCAAATTCATATAATCTCAATTAGAAAAATATTATCATACCTAAGCAAAATGGATATCAATGATTAAAAGAATGATTAAGGATCAAATAAGAAAAACGGGTATGGTAAGAGAGTTGGAAATAAAAAATGAGGCTTTGAAAAATCAATTAATTCTCAGTGAAAAAGAAAAGGCTGCTCTAAAACATCAATTATCCAACCTAAAAATAGAAAATAGAAGGTTATCCTCTCAAAAGTCAGAACTTGTTGGTTACAGCTTAAAAACCAATCTGCGAGGACTCAGTCCTGATGAGGGTAAACCAACTATAATGAAATATATTTTAGAGAACATAAAAAAGGATGCAAAGATTTTAGACGTGGGATTTGGTTCAGGGGTGTATGGTAAATTACTGAGGGCTTTTTATTATCAAAATATTGATGGTATTGATGTATATGATAAAAATATCCATGAAATGGGTCTGGATAAGATCTACAACAACATATTTATAGAAAACATTATGGATTTTGATTTTGAGCACTACGATCTAATAATAATGGGAGATGTACTTGAACATATTGAGTTAGAATCAGCTAAGGAATTGTTATTAAGATTCATAGATAATAATAAATGCAGTACATTAATAGTCTCAATCCCCTATGAGTATGAACAGGGTGAACTGTACGGTAACTCCCATGAAAGGCATTTACAAGACAAAGTCACAGGGAAATACATGAAAAGGCACTATCCGTACCTTAAATTAATAGATTCTTCCGTAATGGTTCATTCTGGAAGTACGGTGGCAGTGTATGTTTGGAATGATTCTGAAGATTAAATATAACAATGTGATAAACTATTTTAATGGGATTTAATCATGCTATATTAAATCATTTAAAAGCGTAGCTTATGTTACTAAAAAAATGGGAATGAAAAAGGGGCGATTTTATGGATAAAGTTCTTGTTACAGGGGCAGCTGGGTTCATTGGTAGTCATTTGTGTGAAAGATTTGATGCGGAAGGATTTGAGGTGTATGGAATGGACAACCTTATAACAGGATCCCCTGAAAATCTCAAAAATCTTAATTCTCCTTTTTTCCATTTTATAAACCACGATGTGACAGAAAATTGGGATACAGAAACAGATTTTG
The Methanobacterium aggregans DNA segment above includes these coding regions:
- a CDS encoding glycosyltransferase family protein gives rise to the protein MVKVPPKVKELKGYDELRKLRNHLRDDCKTLKCKTGSKVKVGASKIKEFIERERLTESQKEELYESIINRNTSNIDLHDFGKDAPLVSIIIINRNGMKHLQRLFCDFMKNVQYPNYEILMVDNASTDKSIELLKELSDDLPLRIIENRENESFSRANNKAAETAEGEYLLLLNNDVEPTYGWLNQMMQTALKSRDIGAVGAKLVYPDCSKSRHNKNSSFKVQHRGIAFREEDGFIKPYNMGNGTTFEAEDGEEARAAVTAAALLTEKTKYFEVGGLDEGYVYGYEDVDLCLKLLKKGYKNIYSPKTLLFHYEFGTQEKSKNKEVKERRLKNKGLFMEKWNKWLRRELLMDKLNCNRLFSETPLKVAFAVTETGENSSAGDYFTALSLGDSLKKFGWKISFLSRRGSEDWYDVDDDVDVVISLLDAYDIRKIQSNNNLLIKVAWPRNWLSRWISNPDFVDYDIVMAPSEIGCNYIQERTGKNVFLLPLATDPNMFNSSVPANETLKCDYCFTGSYWDDQREIIDMLDPESLPYKFNLYGKNWENFEKFKGYHQGFVNYKKMPEIYSSTKIVVDDANRVTKEYGSVNSRVYDALASGVLVMTNGELGAKETFHGNLPVYRSKEELNNLLEHYLSNEDARNDKIKELQEFVLSHHTYDHRAQTIRDVLEKYLLETKIAIKIPAPDWEKVQEWGDYHMALGLKKELERKGCNIVLQVLPEWDGNRDARCDTIIVLRGLNRYKPKKQHFNIMWNISHPDDVSVEEYNQYDHVFIASESWAQKVAKNVEVPVEPLLQCTDPELFYPDPDENYKHDLLFVGNSRKVYRKVIKDLLPTDYDLAVYGTNWKRLIPKKYIKGEHIPNSELRKAYSSCKILLNDHWDDMREKGFISNRLFDGFAAGAFIISDKIEGYEEVFGDALVIYKTPEELNKLINYYLNNEHERSEKVKEGKNKVMNNYTFQKKVEYILEVLNKNLKL
- a CDS encoding glycosyltransferase family 2 protein, with the translated sequence MDKKIFSISMVKNESDVIESFVRYNSNVMDGMIILDNGSTDDTLKILKQLKEEGLALIIFEDTDREHEQDTKMSKLLIKAVDEFHADIVVPLDADEFIISSDQGTPRNILEKIEANTYYHVQWRTFVPDFKRSDDFVPARITSARKDNLENFYKVIIPKDLVKKYDVKLTFGNHDLTFDSRYDEVIKSAFNENLRIAHFPIRSKEQIISKITVGWIYNLSKLNRPEGQSFHWQTIFNKLKENKEILNEDITEFAKSYALQDDLKEVNLKETPMDLSFCQNIEIKYTPQKVEYISNILEGCEWLASSYLNYNKDSLKEEERLKSEITDLSRKMDELYESKILEKKYLQNKIEEYENSTSWKITSPLRKITSSIRKLFN
- a CDS encoding class I SAM-dependent methyltransferase is translated as MIKRMIKDQIRKTGMVRELEIKNEALKNQLILSEKEKAALKHQLSNLKIENRRLSSQKSELVGYSLKTNLRGLSPDEGKPTIMKYILENIKKDAKILDVGFGSGVYGKLLRAFYYQNIDGIDVYDKNIHEMGLDKIYNNIFIENIMDFDFEHYDLIIMGDVLEHIELESAKELLLRFIDNNKCSTLIVSIPYEYEQGELYGNSHERHLQDKVTGKYMKRHYPYLKLIDSSVMVHSGSTVAVYVWNDSED